TCGAAACTGAATTTATTTTTCTCAATATTTTTCAATGGAAATTCCGGCTGTCCCTTTCCTTGTGCAAATAACACTCCGTTTTTAGAAAATACATTCAATGGAACCGGAATGTCTTTAGATTCATATTCTCCAGCATATTTTTCCAATCCGGAATCTTGTTTTCCTTCAACAGATGATGGATATTTGTAATCTCTTCCATAAAGAAGATTTTGAATTCCAATGTAAAGATCATTATGATGAAGGTTTTCTCCATTTATTGTTACCGCAAAAGCAAGTTTGTCTTTTGGTTCATAAGTTAGTATAGAGTGTGAGCCGGCAGTATCACCGCCGTGGCCATAAGCAATAATGTTATAGAAAGGCACCTTCACAATTCCGGGTCCGAAAAACTTCTCCTCCTTGTTAGAGGTCATCATTTCAAGGGTTTCTTTTTTAATGAAACTGCCATTGAATAGAGCGTTCATAAAAATATTCATATCCTCTGTAGTAGAGACAATATCACCCAGTCCTATGCAATTATGGAAATTGAAATCGGGAACCTCTTTCCAGCTGCTATCAGTGAATTTATAGGATTTAAAAACATTTTTAGGATTATCCAATACAGAAAATGTGTATTTCATTCCTGCTTTTTCAGTAATGTGTTCTTTTAAAATTATATTATAAGGCTGGGCGTAAAGTTTTTCAAGGATCCTGCTTAAAAGAAAGTAGGCTGAATTAGAGTACATCATTTTCTTTCCCGGCTCAAAGCTTGTACCCTGTTTTTTGATTGTGGCAATAATAGCTTTATCACCTACCGTTTTCCCAAAAAGCCAATTATCCTTCGGTTCACCTACATAATCACCAAGTCCGCTAGTGTGATTCAACATCTGATGAATGGTGATCTTTTGTGCATTTGGGATTCCGGGATAAAACTTTGAAAGTTTTTCATTCAGGTTTAGTTTTCCATTTTCAACAAGCTGCATCAACATTACAGCTGTGATCATCTTACTGATAGAACCTATATGATATTGTGTATTCTTATTATACGTAAGATCTTTTATCTGCTGCTGGCCAAAATCTTTATGGTATTCCTGAATTCCGTTCCTGAAAACAGATACACTTCCGATACTCTGGTTTTCCTGTCCAATATAATCCAGAAAATTATCTATTTTATCTTTATTAATGGCTTTTCCATTAAGGTATTGAACATCTGGATTTTCAGAAGCAGGAAGATGTCTGAAAAGATTTAAAGGAAGAATTTTTCCGTTTTGGATTAGGTTGCCTTCAAAGTGATCATCTCTTAAAATACCCTTATAGCTCGCATTTATTTTTTTTATGTCAAAACTCAGTTCATTATTGCTGAATTCCGTTTTATCTACCTCAATATTTTTGTCACTTTGTTTAGGACTGTTAAGCAGAGAAGTATATCCTTTAGTATCTTTTTTGACCTTAAGAATTATTGGAAGTTTCATATTCTGGATATCAAGTTCCCCGTTCCAGGTTCCTTCGATTTGGGCGTGACAAATATGTGCCAGAAAAACCAGCACAAATAATAATTTGATTTTCATGTTATTTAAAAGTATTTAGATGTTAAAATTTGGCATATTAAAGTCATGATCAGCGATACAGCCGTAAAAAGAACAATATGCTGCCATTTTTTAATATTGGTAGCTGTTTTGAAACCGTTGTAATAGATGGTTATACTGTAAATCAGAATAATAATAGTAAAGAATGCCATTGTCAACATTACTGCAATATCTAAGACAGGCAGTGGTGTGGAAGGATCTGCCTGATGACTCATTACTCTTTTCGGAGCTTCTTTGATAATGGATATCTTCTCTGTAGACTGTAAAATAATCAGAAACAACTGGGAAATTAATACAGTGTTGACAATATCAATGAACCTTGTTTTGGTATTCAGGATCTTTCCCAATATAAAGAGAACAACGATAGCAAAAGCAAAACTGACCAAAGTAGGTATAGCTACAGCTTGAAGAGTTACCTGTTCTAAGCTGCTTATCTTATAAATACTGCTAAAACAAGTACCCGTCCAATATCCTGTTAGAATGGCAGCAGCTACAGTAAAAAGCCCTACAACAAGCAGTAGTTTATCATCAAATCTTTCAAAAGGATTAAAAATTGTTTTCCAGTTCATCACGGTAGTTTATAAATTCGTTTTTAACTGATCAACCTTAGTAATGAGGTCATCCATTTTGTTTCTCATGGTAGGATAGGATAGTCCGGCCTGCTTGGCCATTTCCTTAATGCTCCCGCTGGAAAGAAAAAAGTTGAGTACAAATTCCTGTTCTTCACGGTTTAGTTTAAGCAAAACGGGAAGTTCGTAGTCGCCGCTGACTTCTGTGCTACAGTTTGGGCATTTCATTTGGCTTACATTTAAAGTATTGTCACAGCTCGGACAAACTGTAGGAAGTTTCATTGATTGTTTTTTTACAAATGTAATTTATTTTTTAATAAAGTTAAAATATTTTTTAATTTTATTTAAATTTTTATCAAAAAGTATAAGTTGCTTAAAAAAACAAGTATCCATCTGAATCGCGAAAAAGGAGAATCGGCTATGAGCCGATTCTCCTTTCAATATACTTTCATTTACCTCAATATACCTCTGATCCGGTTCGCATTAGTAATCAGTTCTTCAAGGTATTCATAATTTTCTTTTTCCAGTGCCGCCTTGAATTTTCTGAGCTGGGTTATATGCTCATTCAGAACGTCCAGGACATTTTCTTTGTTTTGTTTAAAGATGGGCACCCACATTTCAGGATGGGACTTGGCAAGACGTACCGTACTGGAAAAACCGGAACTGGCAAGCTGAAAAATGGTCTCTTCTTCACGTTCTTTTTCCAGAACTGTATTGGCAAGAGCATAAGAGGTGATATGTGAAATATGTGAGATATAGGCTGTATGAATATCATGGTCTTCTGCATCCATGTAGATCAGGTGCATATCAAGATTTTCGGCAACTTTTTCTACCAGCTGCAGAGCATCGGCTGCAGACTCTTCTTTATTGCAGATTACTCCGGCTTTTCCTGAAAAACTTTCAGCAACTGCAGAAGTAGGACCATTATTTTCGGTACCCCACATTGGGTGAAAAGCTACGAATCTGGAACGGTTCGGGTGGTTTCTCACGGCATTTACAATGCCTGCTTTTGTGGATCCGGCATCCATCACAGTCTGTTTGTCAGACACAAGATCGAGCACTTTGGGCAGAAGCTTTCTGGCAGCATCTACAGGAATGGCTACGATTATAAAATCAGCATTTTTCACTCCATATTCAAGGTCTGTGCCGGCATCAATAATGCTGAGTTTCAGTGCTTCATTGATGTGCTGCTGGTTGTTATCGATCCCATAGATGAAATCCGCCATGCCTTTTTCCCTTAATTTTAAAGCCATCGATCCCCCGATTAAACCTGCACCAATAATACTTATTTTCATCTTTCTAAATTTTTAAAATAAAAAAACCCCGTCCTGGGACGAGGTTTAAGTTATGTTCATAAGAATCCTAGCCCAGATTTGAGTTAATAATTCTATAATAATATGTTGCGTTATTGAAATTCACAAAGCGAAGGTATAAAATATTTTTTAAACTCAGGATATTCCGGGGTCAAATTATTTTTTTGGAAAGATGACCTAATTTATGGATTAGAGATAATCAAAGTCGAAGGAATATCAGAAAGCCAAAGACTCTTAGTATCAATCAGGCTTTTCCAGCTTTTGCTGCTTACCAGCATCAGATCCTGGGAGTTCAGGAATTCTTTCTCGATCTTTTTCTCGTTGTATAATGTGATGTGATTAGGAGCTACCTGTTCAATGCTTCTGATCAGTTCTTTCACCTCAATATTATTGCGGATCTGTCCCGCAGCATCCAGAATAATAATTTGCGAATTGTTATTATTGATCAGCCTTTTGGCATATTCAAGGAGGTAAAAATCGCTGAGGTTGAAAATGGGTACAAATACTTTATCTGCGGATTTGAAATTCTTTTCTACCAGAACGCCTACCGGAATATTCGTTTTATCAAGGATCTGAAGTGTAAAATCGTCAAAAGGAGAATTATTGAAAATATTTCCTTTGCCTTTTACCGTGTTCAGAAGCTTTTCAGGATTAATAATCTTTGTAGTGAATCCAAGCAGTCTTCCGAGTAAGCTTCCTTCGTACATAGATTTACCCAGCATGATCAGAAGAAGGTC
The Chryseobacterium sp. W4I1 DNA segment above includes these coding regions:
- a CDS encoding serine hydrolase; the protein is MKIKLLFVLVFLAHICHAQIEGTWNGELDIQNMKLPIILKVKKDTKGYTSLLNSPKQSDKNIEVDKTEFSNNELSFDIKKINASYKGILRDDHFEGNLIQNGKILPLNLFRHLPASENPDVQYLNGKAINKDKIDNFLDYIGQENQSIGSVSVFRNGIQEYHKDFGQQQIKDLTYNKNTQYHIGSISKMITAVMLMQLVENGKLNLNEKLSKFYPGIPNAQKITIHQMLNHTSGLGDYVGEPKDNWLFGKTVGDKAIIATIKKQGTSFEPGKKMMYSNSAYFLLSRILEKLYAQPYNIILKEHITEKAGMKYTFSVLDNPKNVFKSYKFTDSSWKEVPDFNFHNCIGLGDIVSTTEDMNIFMNALFNGSFIKKETLEMMTSNKEEKFFGPGIVKVPFYNIIAYGHGGDTAGSHSILTYEPKDKLAFAVTINGENLHHNDLYIGIQNLLYGRDYKYPSSVEGKQDSGLEKYAGEYESKDIPVPLNVFSKNGVLFAQGKGQPEFPLKNIEKNKFSFEGGITILFITENNQMQLTQNGKTYVFNKKQ
- a CDS encoding YIP1 family protein encodes the protein MNWKTIFNPFERFDDKLLLVVGLFTVAAAILTGYWTGTCFSSIYKISSLEQVTLQAVAIPTLVSFAFAIVVLFILGKILNTKTRFIDIVNTVLISQLFLIILQSTEKISIIKEAPKRVMSHQADPSTPLPVLDIAVMLTMAFFTIIILIYSITIYYNGFKTATNIKKWQHIVLFTAVSLIMTLICQILTSKYF
- a CDS encoding DUF2089 family protein, with protein sequence MKLPTVCPSCDNTLNVSQMKCPNCSTEVSGDYELPVLLKLNREEQEFVLNFFLSSGSIKEMAKQAGLSYPTMRNKMDDLITKVDQLKTNL
- a CDS encoding prephenate dehydrogenase, whose amino-acid sequence is MKISIIGAGLIGGSMALKLREKGMADFIYGIDNNQQHINEALKLSIIDAGTDLEYGVKNADFIIVAIPVDAARKLLPKVLDLVSDKQTVMDAGSTKAGIVNAVRNHPNRSRFVAFHPMWGTENNGPTSAVAESFSGKAGVICNKEESAADALQLVEKVAENLDMHLIYMDAEDHDIHTAYISHISHITSYALANTVLEKEREEETIFQLASSGFSSTVRLAKSHPEMWVPIFKQNKENVLDVLNEHITQLRKFKAALEKENYEYLEELITNANRIRGILR